The Euphorbia lathyris chromosome 3, ddEupLath1.1, whole genome shotgun sequence genome contains a region encoding:
- the LOC136224049 gene encoding fasciclin-like arabinogalactan protein 12: protein MKQHSINLLSFLLLLMLFHFTKLQALSPATAPAPAARTHAAPPRPPAAAAPAPVMVPVQPSKGPLNVVKVLQKAGHFAFFVRLIKSTQEDLQLFSQLNDSSDGVTIFAPTDNAFSSIIKSGTLNSLSDQQKIELVQFHIIPKFLSISQFQYVSNPLKTLAGSGSRLPLNVTTSDNLVNVTTGPTRTYVSGIVYTDEKVGIYQVDKVLLPLDLFGPKPPAPAPAAPKPKKDEDESDGEESPVVPDDISGGVISSIRSFHDNLIVLGVIGLVGAMFSL, encoded by the coding sequence ATGAAGCAACATTCCATAAACTTactttcatttcttcttcttcttatgctCTTCCATTTCACCAAATTGCAAGCTCTTTCACCAGCTACAGCACCAGCCCCAGCAGCACGGACACATGCAGCCCCTCCACGGCCTCCTGCAGCTGCTGCTCCAGCCCCGGTTATGGTCCCGGTGCAGCCATCAAAAGGCCCTCTCAACGTTGTCAAAGTCCTCCAAAAGGCTGGCCATTTCGCCTTCTTCGTCCGCCTAATAAAATCAACCCAGGAAGATCTCCAGTTATTCTCACAGCTCAATGATTCAAGCGACGGAGTCACCATTTTCGCTCCCACTGATAATGCTTTTTCAAGCATAATCAAATCAGGAACTCTTAACTCCTTATCCGATCAACAAAAGATTGAATTAGTTCAGTTCCACATAATCCCCAAATTCCTGTCAATTtctcagttccagtatgtgagTAATCCGTTGAAAACACTAGCAGGATCAGGCAGCCGATTGCCACTCAATGTAACAACAAGTGACAATTTAGTGAATGTAACTACAGGTCCTACACGTACTTATGTATCGGGAATTGTGTATACAGATGAAAAGGTAGGCATCTATCAGGTTGACAAAGTTCTACTTCCTCTTGACCTGTTTGGCCCTAAACCTCCTGCTCCGGCACCGGCTGCACCGAAGCCTAAAAAGGATGAAGATGAAAGTGATGGAGAAGAGAGTCCTGTCGTTCCTGATGATATTTCTGGTGGTGTGATCAGCTCCATACGTAGTTTTCATGATAATTTGATTGTTTTGGGTGTGATTGGTTTGGTAGGTGCAATGTTTTCTTTGTGA